CATTCTTCGTCCATCCGGCAAGGGCCACCATCACCGCCGACACAGCCAAAAACCGCAGGTCCTTCCTGTCCTCGATCCAGGCCAGGAGAAAGACGGCGCTCGCGAAGTAGTAGAAAGCTAGCGGCAACTCCTGATAAGCGTTGGCCGCGTAAGAATTAAACATCGGAATGCTTGCCAGCAGGAATGTGAAGACGAGCGCGTATGTACGGCTAGCGAAGCGCCTTATGGCGAAATATAGAACCGAGAGTATTCCCAGAAAGAATAACGGAAAGATGATCTTGACCAATTGGTCGTTCAGATTCCGCATTGCCAGATACATAAAAGTTTCGGTAAGCGGTATGTTCAGCGGATAGTCCGGATGCGGAAAACCGTGGACAAGGCTGGGAAAATAAGTATCGGGTATAGCCTTAGCCAGAAAAAATATCTTCGACTTTATAGCATATATGGCTACAGCATCATAAGCCTCAATAGGCTTGATGAGCGCTCTGAAAAAAGCATATACCACCTCAAGCGTTATACCTGACGCCAGAAAGATATTCAAAAATCGATTTTTCTCATCGCTTACCGGAGGCTGATCGGCAAAGATAAACCTGCTGCCGGACTTTACATACCGGTACGCATTTATCGCTACAAGAAAAGCCCACGGAATCAATATTCCGGAGATGCTGAACTTCAGGCCAAGTAAATAAAATAGGAGCATCTCGAGAGATATGAATCCGACTCCCAAGGCATACGAGATGAAAGCCGTTTCTGTAAGATATAGCCTATTGAACCCTCCGGCGATCAAATACAGGATGTTAAACCCTATAAATGCGGCGGTTATTAAGACAGTGGCTAAACTGATAAGTTCCAAAGGCGTTATTCCTTTACCTTACTCTCTTCATAGTGTATGATTTCGCATCTATAACAAAATCCGGATCGGCACTCCTGAGGCGAGGATAGAGATAATAGACCGCTCTCCTCGATTCCATGTCGCCCTCTTCTAGGCCTTCGATCTTATATGTGCTATTTTCAGGCATCTTCGATTTGCAGTAGACTAAAAATTCGTATAGCTTGTCACCAGTAACGTAAGCATGTTTACCCTCGAGGGTCCTCGTTAAGAGAGCCTTGTAGTCATTGATATTCTTCTTCACGAATAGCTCTCTCGCAAAAAAGCCTATCCAGAGTGCAACCCAGGCGGCGAAAAACGCTTTTAAGATTGCTTCGGTCACTTCGTTCCCTCGCAATGACATTAACTTGCCACTATCCAGCGCACAAAGCGCCGGGCTAAAAATCCGAAATGTTTTACCGACTGTATCGACTTCAGCTGGTACAGTATGATATGCGACCTCAAATAAAATTTAGCGAAGGCCAGGCGGTGCAGGCTCTTCAGCTCTTTTCTTGTTATTCCACGAGGCACGTAAGCGGCATTTGTAAAATAAAACCGTTCCCAGTCCACATCCTTTAATTCTCCGCTCGCCAATAGCTTTTCATAGCTCTCCGTTCCGGGAAACGGCAGATATGTGAAAAAGTTGGCCCTCTTGAGCGGAAGCTCCACGGCGAAATCTATGGTCTGTTTGATAGTCGCCACTGTCTCGTCGGGAAATCCCAGTATGAAGAAGCCCGCTATATCTATGCCCGCCCTGTCGATCCTGTTAACGCATTCCCTTATCTTGGCCACGGTGATATTTTTTTTCATGGCTCTTAGTACTTCATCCGAGCCGGACTCGATCCCAAGCGATATCATGTATAGCCCCGTCTCTTTCATCAGGGCCAGAAGCTCATCATCGAGCGCGTCCATCCTGACGCCGTTAGGGACGGCCCATGTCATGCCCAGATCCAGCTCCTTCAGCTTCCGTAAAAGATCCTTCGCATACTCTTTATCCATCGTAAAATTGTCGTCGATTATATGGAATTCCTTTATTCCGAAATCTTTATTGAGCATCTTTATCTCGCCCAGAACGTTATCGATGGACCTGCGACGTATCTTCCTTCCGGAGACTATCTTGCCGGCGCAAAATGTGCAGGAATAGGGGCAGCCTCTCGTAACCATGATGGGCGCTATCGGAAACTGCTTAAAGAAAGCGCCATGCTGCGACTCCGGATACTCCTGTGGCTTTATAAGATCCCAGGCCGGAAGCCCAAGGCTATCCAGGTCATCCACGATTATCTTAGGATTTATCTTTATAGCGCCGCCTTCCCTGAATCCGAGGCCCGGTATTCCGGAGAAATCCTTTGGCCCCTTCTCGACCGCGTTCACAAGCTGAGGGAATCCTTTCTCCGCCTCGCCGACAAATAGAAAATCGAGGTCCTTCTCGGCCTTGAGCGTTGCCTCCGGCAGGGCCGAAGAGTGCGGCCCACCTATTACGGTCACGATATCTTTATTGAGGTTTTTTGCCGCGCGGAGCGCCAGCCTTATGAACGGAAGGTCGAACGTATAACATTGCAGCCCGAGGATATCCGGGTTATGCTCTTTAAGGATAGGCACAAATTTATCGATCGTGAGATTATCCTTGATGCAGTCCAGGAGCATTACATCATGCTCTTTCCTGATCGCGCTCGCCAGGTATCCCAGGCCGAGAGACGGCTGGATATGATCGCTCTGATTATAAGGCTTAACCAGAAGTACTTTCATGAGCTCAGTTAACAAACCTGTATTTAATGATCGCCCAGAGCGCGCCGAAACCGTGTTTCCAGGATATCTTCTTCCCTTCGGCATAACTTCTGCCGTAATAGGATATCGGCATCTCATAAATCCTCAAGGACTTATCCTTCAGGATCTTCGCGGTAAGCTCGGGCTCGACCGAAAAATCGTTCGACTTTATATCTATACCATCTATGACCTTCTTTCGGAACATCTTATAGCACGTCTCGATATCTGATAATGTGGAGTTATATAAGAAGTTCATCATGAACGTAAGGAAGCTGTTCCCTATCTTGTGCCAGAACATATGCACACGCTGCGGCTTGCCGCCCGACAGCCTGGAGCCGTAGACAACATCGGCCATACCATCCTCTATCGGAGCAGCCATCTCCACAAACTCGTTCGGATCGTACTCGAGGTCCGCATCCTGCACGGTGACTATCTCGCCTGTAGCAGCCTTAAAGCCCGTCCGCAATGCCGCGCCTTTGCCGCTATTCTTTTCATGGAGCACTACTTTCACTCTGGGATCAGCTGCGACTTTCGCCAGGACATCTCTCGTGCCGTCCGTGGACCCGTCATCGACTATTATCAGCTCTTTCACCATGTCGAGCTTCAACACTTTATCCATTATCTTCGTGACCGTATTCTTTTCGTTATAGACGGGCATCACGACCGACAGGATCTTCTCTCGCATAATTCACGTCCTTTTAATTAAAATACTTTCGATTTCCGCTCTAAAAGCGTTAACAGGCTCTCCTTATCCGGGCCGACGATAACGTCCGCGCCGTGCAGGCTCTTTGTGATATTCAACAGCCTTCCGAAGGATCTATTATCCGTCAACAGGACCTCAACTTTCTTCTTCTTTTTACGCTTCAGTATCTTGTATATCGACGCAACGCCGAACAGCAAGGGGTTGACATCCACCCGCCTTATATCAAAATGATCGATGGTTACGGGCCAATTCAACCCTTTCTTCAGGAATATCATGATCTGATGCCCATGTCTCGCCACGCTTGTAGCGATCTCATCGGCCTTCTCATTGGACAACGGCCCGTCTATGAAATATCCTACCCTCACATGCCTTCCCCACCGCTCAAAAAATATTTTCTCGTTATCACTGAAGAGGTCTTTGTTATTCTTCAAAGTCCTGAAGCTCACATTTTCCTTATGATATACGTACGCCGCCTTGGCGCGTGCCGTCTTATAACCGAGTGCCTGCGCTCTCTTGCAGTAATCCGTATCGTCAAAGTATCCGACATGGTAGATCTCGTCGAGGAGGCCGACGCGCTTGATCGCTTCTTTGGTGACCAGCATGCAGAAACCGCGGCATGTGTAGAGTTCCTGTATCTGTCCTTTGAACCCCTTCAAGGTGAGAGCATACTCATCTATCGACCTTTCTCCCGGGAACTGCCCGGACGTATTACTCGACGGGTTCAATAGTCCGATGGACGGGTTCGCCTCAATAACGTCCACCATCTCTTCGAGCCAGCCGGATGCGGCGATCGTATCGTTATTCATGATGCACAGGTAAGGCGCGTCCGAAACGACCACGCCCTGGTTCACCGCCTTTACGAATCCTAGGTTCTTATCGTTCCGTATCAATAGAAGGTCCAGGCCCTTATTCTCTTTAAGGCCCGAGAGATAGCTTTCGGTCGGGGCCTCGCTTCCGTTATCGATGACTATGAGCCTGTAAGGATAATTCGTATTCTTCAATATCGAATCTATGCACTCGCGCGTCACTTCGAGCTGATTCCAGACGGGAATTATAATATCGCACTTACTCATCTTTCTTCACAAGCTCCCAGTACTTCGCCCATTTTAAAAAATTGATGAACGCGAACAGGATCCCGAAGATAAGCCCGTAAATGCCTTCTTTATACCCCTGTTTCTTCACATAAGACTTCCAGAATATTTTGAATGTCTTGTTCACAAGGGCCTTCTTTATCAGGCGCTCGCTTAATATGCCTTCAGTTTCGAGCATCTTTTTGGCCGCGATACCGGCATACCTGTTCTGCCTTTGAACAAATTGATCGATCGAATCGAATGGATAATGATTTACATCAGCGTCGATCACGCCCATAGCGCCTTCATATACCGGCACCTCATGAACTTCACCTTTGTACTTAACATGTTTCCTATTAACCAGGTTGGGTATGTAATGATGGAACCCGCCATGGTCCATCGAGTGGCCTAAGAAGAAGTTTCTCCTCCTGAATTTATAAATTACTACATCTTCGTTTCCGGAGAGTGCCTTCTCCAGCTTCTTCCTGAAACTATCCGTAACGACGTCATCGGCGTCTATATGGAGAACCCAATCGTGCTTCGCATTATCGTTGCCTACATTCCGCTCATCGGCGAATGATCCGGAAAATTTATGATCGACTACGCGAGCGCCTAGCGACTTCGCTATCTCAATGGTCTTGTCCGTGCTGAAACCGTCAACCACGACTATATCATCCGCCCAGATGACGTTCTCAAGGCACTTGGCAATACGCTTCTCTTCGTTCTTAGTGATAATCGCTACAGTGATCTTAATCTTTTCCATGACAGCAGCAGCAACTCTCCTTCTTAGGTTCATTGTCGAGCATCTCTTTATACTTCACGTAACTCATAAATTGATATAGCGCGCCCGCCCACGAAATAGTAAATCCCAGGAGGCCGTCTTTGAACCCGCCCTTCTGTACATACCCTTTCAGAAATCGCGAGAGGCCTTTGCGGTACATCTTTATAAAATTAATATTACGGCGCTCCTTATACCACTTCTTTGCCTCGAGCGTTGTCTGGTTATTTATGCTTACAAAGAAATCATGAAAATCCCTGTAAGAATAATGAATGATATCCTTCTTGAGATGGCCGCACGTGCCGTCGATAAATACCCTTGGGTGGACCTCCGCTTCCTCATATTTGAAGAAACGCTTATCGAAGAGCCTGACCTTCGCGGCAGGATACCAGCCGCTATGCCTTATCCACCTCTTACCCAGATATGACTTAATGGGTATGGTATAGGCCTTATCTTTCATCTCGCCTTTCAATAGATTCGTAATCTCTTCGGCGAGCTCCGGAGTAACGCGCTCGTCCGCGTCCAGGCTGAGCACCCAATTGTTCTTCGCGAGCGAGTAGGCGTAATTCCTGTGTTTGCCCTCTATGTCCATCTTACGGCTGAACACTTTGTCCGTAAACCCTTTGGCTATCTTCACGGTATCATCAGTGCTGGCATCGTCGAGGATTATGATCTCATCCGCCCATGACGCGCTCTCGAGACAGGCCGCTATGTTATCCTCTTCATTCTTCGTGATCACTACAATTGAGACAGGCGCTTTACCGGGCATCTTAATAGTACCTCACTTTCGCTTTATGGATAAATGAAAGGGCATCTAAAAACTTCCAGAATTTCTGGCCTCCTACGAATATCTCGCTGAAACGCTTCTTCTTCGTCAGTATCTTGAACGCCGTATTCATATAAAAATTATTCTTATCCGCCGTCACCATAGTTATATTGGAATGGACGGGCATCTTCACTTCGTCTTTAGCGAAGAACCATACCCAGTTACCGTCCCTGGCAAGCTTGATGGAATCCATCTCCAGCCTCTTCAGGATATTGACGTCGTAAAGGTCGAGAATATAAGCGATCCTTTTGGGCTTGCCCCACCTGAACTCGAATATCTCTTTATTCCTGTTAAAATCTTCATCAAACGTCTTCACCTTTCCAAAGGAAGAGCTCTCCCTGTGATATACATATGCGCCGCATGCCCTGACGCACCTGTATCCTTCTTTGACGGCTTTACGCGAGAAGTCTGTATCCTCGAAATTGCCCATCCCGTATATCTCGTCAAAGAGTCCTATCTTTCTTATTAACTCGCGTTTGATCAGCATGCAGAACCCTATCGCCGCGCCGAGTTCCACAGATCGGCCGGAAAGCCGCCTGATCTTTTCGGCATAGAGGTCCACCGGTTCCCCATCCGCCGGCTTCTGGCCCAGATTATTGCTCGACGGATTCACTATCCCTATATCGGCCGAACTGTCGGCGACAGCTATCATCTCCTTTAGCCAGTCTTTTGTAACGATCGTATCGTTATTCAGAAGGCAGAGGAATGGGGCCTCCGAAGCGGTCATGCCCTGGTTAACGGCCCTCACAAAACCTAAATTTTCACTATTCCTGATCAGTCTAAGCGGCAGCTCGCCGGATGCCTTGAGGCCTTCGAGATAATTTACGGTCTCCTCGCCGCTTGCGTTATCTATTACAATGAGCCCGTATTCACCGGGCGTATTCTTCCTGATCGAATCTATGCAATCTTTCGTAAAAGAGAGCTGATTCCAGACCGGTATTATTATATCACACTTCATCTCGTATCCTTAGCCGCCGAATCGGCTATTTGGCAGACTCTATCCGCCCCTCTTTCGACATCGACGCAATGCACCGCCGGGCAGTCTCCGGATAATTTCATGGCGACTCCGGGGTTGTCGACGAACACCAGGTTATAGCGCTTAGCCTCTTTTTTAATAGAATTTATAAATAAGGTAAGCGATAATAACGCTCCCGGAAAGATTTTCGGGAAGATCCTCTCCCTTATATTTATGTGCCGTATTCCCAGAGGTTCGGCCAAATTCCATAAATAGACTATGTGCTGCCGTCTTGCAAGAAGGAGAAGCACATCTTTAAGGCGCTCCTTGTCCAAAGTTTTCGTAACTATAAAGACTATCCTGAGCCTCCTGCCCCATTTCGAATAAAATAACTGTTTATTCTTTTCGTGAAGCTCCCGCCGGGCTTTGTCTTTAAAAACGGTTGAAAATGTAGAATCCCTAATGTGCTCGACCACTATGTCATTGGCGCGAATACACCGAAAATTAGCGCGTATAGCTCTGACCGAGAAATCGTCATCATCATAATATCCCAGGCCGTATGCCTCATCCAGGCCGCCTATCTTGTCGATGACCGCCCTCTTTATCAGAACGCAGTAGCCCCTGCAAAAATCTATCTCGATATAAGGATATCTTTCCGCAATAGCGGCGTTCTTGGTCTCAAAACGCGGGTTCACGAGCCCGGCGCCGGGGTTCGCTTCGACGGCCGCTATCAACTTATAGAGCCATCCGGGCGTTCTCACGACCGTATCATTGTTCATAATGCAGATATAAGGGCCCGACGACATATTTATTCCCTGGTTGACGGCCTTTACCCATCCGAGGTTTGTCCCGTTCCGTATAAGCACGGAATTTCTATTCGTCCTGACAAACTCTTCCAGACACTTTCTTGTCTCTTCGCCGCTCGCGTTATCGATCAGTATCAAATGATACGGCGTATCGGAATTATTGACGATGCTCTCCAGACAGTTCTTTGTAAGCGCGGCCTCGTTGAATACCGGTATTATGATGTCGACCGTCCTATCTGCCATCGCGTGTCTCTTTTACAGCCAAAGCGGTTTTTCGGCCTTCTTCCAGCCAATCGCACGCGCGTTTCAGCGAAGGCGGTTTTATTACAGACGATCCGGTCATTTTTGCTATAGGATAAACAAGCCCGCCAGCCTTATCTTCGAAGGAGACTATAGCATCGAATCTCTTATCCTTCATACGTTTACGCAACCTCTCGATCATTTTCCCTGAGATTGTGAGATCGAATAATAACCGGGGGAGATTAAAATAGTCTATCCTTATATTCTGGTGCGGCGCAAGGCTCTTTTCCCTCATCGTCCCTTCTATTAATTTTCTTATCGCGTCTTCGCCTTGCGCGGAATTGATCCATAGATGGACCCAGGACCATTCCCTGGCGAGGCCGTAGACATACTCTGTCAGCCCTGATATCTCGGCGCGATCGAGCGTATTGAGCGAGGATAAGACGCCTATGCGGAGATGCTTCCCCCACTTATCGTAATAAATCTTTTGGTTTCTCTTCACCCACTCTTCCCTGTTACCGGCCTTATCGAAGGAGGCATGAATGCGGTGGTAGACATAGGAGTCACGTATGGAGACAGACCTGTATCCCGCCTTATGGGCCCTTATCGAGTAATCTGTATCATCGTAGCCGCCTATGCCGAAAGCCTCATCCAGAACGCCTATCTTATCTATCAGCTCCCTTTTCACGAGCATACAGAAGCCCTGGCACTGGTTCATCTCCATATACTCGCCCTTATAGCGCTCGAGCGTCCGCGCATAAGCGTCGACTGAAGCATCGCTATGGCCGCCGCACTGGGGGTTTATAAGACCGACATCGGGATGGGTCTCGGCAAACTCCACCATACTCTCTAACCATCCGGGAGCCGGGATCGTATCATTGTTCATCATGCAAACGTAAGGAGCGCTGGAGATCTTAAGTCCCTGGTTAACCGCCTTTATATATCCGGCGTTCCCCTTATTTCGTATAAGCACCGTCTTATCCGGGTTATCAGAGGCAAACTTGCGCAGGTACTCTTCCGTATCTTTCTCGCTTGCGTTATCGATAAGAATAAGCCTGTAAGGATAGCGGGTATTTCGTAAGATATGCTCCAGGCAATCTTTGGTGAAAGATAACTGGTTCCAGACAGGGATGATTATGTCGCACTTCATACTGCCACCCCCAGCCTCTTCTTGAATTTTATAATGTGCTTCTTTAACTTCCGCTCCACCGTATGGTCGATCTTTCTCTTTATCTTAACCGATAGCGGCACTTTCTTTGATTCTTCAAGAACCCCTTTCAGGAAAACATAATCTATCCCCTTTATCTTTGGGCTGTCCGGGGAGCGGGAATAATCGTTATGGCTCTTTATGAGAGATATACCTTCTTCTTCGCAATATTTATACAGATCGCTGCCGGGATGCGGCGTGAAGAAAGCGGGGCTCGCCCTATAAGGCTTTATCTTTCGTATCATTTTAAGGGTATCAAGAGCCTCTCTCTTAGTCTCGGTCGGAATACCCAGCATATAATTCGCCCAGACGCGGACGCCGTATCTCTTACATATAGCCGCCGCCTTGTAATTCTGTTCGGTCTTTGTCCCCTTCCTTAAGAAATTCAACACCCTCTGGTTCCCGCTCTCGAATCCTATCAGGAACATTACGAGCCCTGAGCGGGCCATCCTCTTCACCATATCCTCGTTCCTGCATATTATATCGGCCCTGGACTGGCAGATGAATGGCCGGCCGAACCTGTTCTTTTTATACTCATCGCAGAAATCCATTACCCATTTTCTGTTTTCGGTAAGGCAATCGTCATGGATCATCAGGCTCTGAAAATTCGATCTTTCGCGCAAGAGCTTCAATTCATCCATAACGTTCTTTACGCTCCGCCTTCTGACCTTGGAGCCGAATATGATCCTCTCGGCTGGCTGGCAAAAACTGCAATTGTAGATACAGCCTCTGCCGGCTATTATCGTGACAAAAGGTATCCTGAGGAAATGGTCTATCGGCATTTCTCCGGCGGCGAATATCTCCCTGTCGGCGAAGGGAAGGCTGTCCAGGTCCGGCTTCACGCCTCTTATTATTCGATCGGCCGTCTTCCCTGACTCCAGGTCCTTGAGCAGTTCGACGAAGCTGATCTCTCCTTCGCCGAGCACTATATGGTCTATGCCGGGGTTCTCTTTAACTTCTTCAAGCGCAAGGTTCGGATGCGGTCCGCCAACTACCACTTTTATATTCCTATCTATCTCTTTTACTATAGCAATGGCCCGGGTAACCGTCTCATAGTCGACGCTCATCATCGTAAAGCCGACCACCTGAGGCATAGAGGCCTTAACCTTCTCCTTAAATTCATCCCAGGACGCAAGCTGCCTCAAATCTATAAGGCTCACTTCGTGAGCGGCCTTCTTGACGGAACTGGATATCGAAGCCAGACCATGATTTATCCATACAAGTTTAAACCTCTCTCCGGACCGGTTAAAACCCGTTTCGGCTATTCCCGCGAATACCAGCAATACCTTCATAGGATCATGCGCCTTTCGATAAAAATCTGCCCGCCGCCTCCAGCACTTCATCAGCCTTTATGGACTTAAGGCACGACCTATCTTCGCAGATCTTGTATTTAAACTTTTTATAGCAGGGCCTGCAGGGGATGTCGCCTTTCGATATGACAATATGATCTTTGGACATCGGATACGGCCCGTATATATTTTCATCTACGGGCCCGAATATCGACACCGTATTCAACCCTAAGCCCACCGCCATATGCAGCGGACCGCCGTCATTGGTTATGATAAGCTTGCACCTGTTGATCAATCCTAGAAAATTCCTGAGGTTCGTTTTGCCGCAGGCCATTATAGCCTTGCTTTTTATCTTACTTTGGATATTATCACATATCTCTGTTTCGTGAGAATCGCCCAGAAGCACCACTTTAGCGCCGTAACGCTCCGCCAGGCCGTCGCACACCTTCGCGAATCCGTCGCTATCCCAGCGCCTGTGGCGCGCGTCGGCCCCCCAGCTCGCGCCGCATCCGGGTATCACGCCTATCAAAGAATCGCTCTCGGTAACACCGTTAGCTTTCAGGAAGTCGTTTGCCCAGGCAATATCTTCGTTCGTTATATAGACTTTGGGGCTTGGTTTAAGATCCCTTATATTGATATCCAGAAATTTCAATATATCGCAGTAATATTCCACGACATGTTTTTCGTTGAAACCGTCTATATCTATCTTACGGGTAAGGAACCGGCCTCTCTTCCTGTAATTAAATCCGAATCTTTCCCGTATCCCTATAAGACCTAAGAGCAGGCTATACTGGTACCCCAATGAAAGATCGATGGCGATGTTGAATCTTTCCCGCATAAGGGTCATCAGGAAGTCCCAGATCAGTCTAAGACATCCCATCTTCGACCGCTCCCATGCTTTCCTGTAATCGTCTTTCTCGTATATAAAAAACTTATCGATCTTCGGGTTTGATCTTATGACCTCGTAAGATCTCTTATTACAAACGTAGCCTATAAAGCAGTCGCGATATCTGCTTTTCAATATCTCTACAAGCGGAGTAGAGAATAGGACATCTCCGATGCCAAAGGGATTTATAATAAGGATCTTTTTAATCTTCATAAGCCGGTGGTCTTGGATACCCTGATAATTGCGAGACTTGTACCTATGGCAAACCAGAAGAGGGTCGCCAGATTCAGAGAATATAGATTGGTGTCAAAGAAACTATGAACCAGAAAAGCGAAGACGCCGATAGATATACCCCAGAGAGCCGTCCGGTAAAAATCGTCTTTGATGACCTTTAACTCTTTTATAACCGCCCGGAAATATAAAATAATTAGAAATAGGAATCCGGCCAGCCCCACAACTCCAGTATCCGCCGCCATCTGCAGATAACAGTTATGGGCATAGCTCCCTTTCTTGCCTTTCCATTCGTCATTCCTGTATTTCATAAAGTTAACGAAGAAAGTATTAAGTCCGTTACCTATCACAGGATGTTTGACGAATATCTGATAGGAAGTGCCAAGCATACTGACTCTGTCGCTGATGCTGCCCGTTGCGAATATAGCGCGCGTCATCTCGGTCTTGACCAGAACGGAGGCGGAAAGGACCAGGACAAGCAGGAGCACTATCCATATCTTGCGTTTTGAAAACGCCAGATATAACATGGATATGCCCAAGCCTATCCAGGCGCCTCTGGCCTTGGCCAGAAAAAAAAGATAGAACAATGCTGCCGATGCAAATCCCGTCAAATATCTGAGCACGGACCTCTTCATATCGAATAATGTGACACAGGCAATAGGCAGGAGCATCAGCAATATCCATGCCGCCAAATCGTTCGGATATGGAAAACACGCCGTAGGATACCCTCTGAAGAATCCTGCTCCATCGAAAATCGGACGCATACTGAAAGAAGGATAATTATGCAGCAGATCATATCCTGTGGTGTAGTGCTGGACAAGGCCATCGATCGTTATTATCGCGATGGATAAAAATGCTACCGTCAAAAGATCCTTCAGCCGTTCCTTAGTCCTTATGGTGTCTGCCATCACAATACACAAAAATACGTATTTTAAAACTTTTGTAAAAAATGCTTTTATGCTGAGAGACGGATAAGCGGTATTAAAGAAAGAGGGTAGGATAGCGATAACAAATATTGCCAGGCCGATGCCCATCTCTATTTTTGCCGCCTTCACGTCCCGATTCAATAACTTTTGGGCTATCCACACAGCTATCGCGATCGTTATGCCAATTTCTGATATTGATTTTGAAAAAGGCGCGGCGAAGACTACCGCATAGAGGCACCATTTTATCGTTTCACTAAAAATTATATCCAATCGCTCTCTATTATTCAAAATCCCTCTTTCCTTTATTCCTGCCAAATCTACCCGTATCTACGAAAGCGAGCCTTACTCCCAGCGTCACCATCAAAATGATAACACATCCGATCAGCACGAGAGCCGATTTAAGCGGCAGCCTTTGCACCAGCAGAGCCGATAGCCCGAGCACTACGCATATACCGTATATAGCTATAACGGTTCTTCTCTTCCTGAATCCCAGAAGAGCTATCCTATGCGACGAGTGGTCACGGCCGCCCTGGAATACGGAGCGTCCCTCGATCGATCTCATCACAGTGACGAGTATGGTGTCGAATATAGGGTAAGCCAGTATAAGTATCGGCATAGCAAGTGACGTGGTAAGAAATCTTGTGCTCCAGCTTCCCATTACAGCGAGCGCCGCCAGCACAAAACCTAACACCAGGCTTCCCGTATCTCCCATAAATATGCTCGCCTTTGGGAAATTGTGCCTCAAAAAACCGAGGCCGGCGCCTGCGAGAGCAAACGCTATGATCGCTACGTCTATCTGATTACTCGTGCACATGACAATCCCGAAGAATACCGAAGCTATCACGGCTATTCCCGCCGAAAGGCCGTTCATGTTATCCAGAAGATTAAACGCATTGGTGATGCCAACTATCCAGAAGTATGTAAACAGTGTATCAAGATAGTAATTATGCAGAAAGTCCACCCTGACTCCTGACTTGATCACTATCATCGCCGCAAGAAATTGGCCTAGTAATTTTACCTCGGGCATCATCCCCATCCTGTCGTCTACAAGGCCGACGATCAGCAGGAATGTGGCTC
The genomic region above belongs to Candidatus Omnitrophota bacterium and contains:
- a CDS encoding glycosyltransferase family 39 protein, with amino-acid sequence MELISLATVLITAAFIGFNILYLIAGGFNRLYLTETAFISYALGVGFISLEMLLFYLLGLKFSISGILIPWAFLVAINAYRYVKSGSRFIFADQPPVSDEKNRFLNIFLASGITLEVVYAFFRALIKPIEAYDAVAIYAIKSKIFFLAKAIPDTYFPSLVHGFPHPDYPLNIPLTETFMYLAMRNLNDQLVKIIFPLFFLGILSVLYFAIRRFASRTYALVFTFLLASIPMFNSYAANAYQELPLAFYYFASAVFLLAWIEDRKDLRFLAVSAVMVALAGWTKNEGMLYCAINASLVIYLSITTRKETSVKTIYAPILYLAVIGIILAPWIWIKARFGIVNDEINLLNLNPVYLLKQLPKLGPIFYELQKQLFGPKKWILLWPIAIFAAIFNYRKIFTGAQKYISISLILAFCGYVVFYMISYVDVVFFASKTWGRFLLHFLPLLVLWLAYMLKEDIKL
- a CDS encoding radical SAM protein, yielding MKVLLVKPYNQSDHIQPSLGLGYLASAIRKEHDVMLLDCIKDNLTIDKFVPILKEHNPDILGLQCYTFDLPFIRLALRAAKNLNKDIVTVIGGPHSSALPEATLKAEKDLDFLFVGEAEKGFPQLVNAVEKGPKDFSGIPGLGFREGGAIKINPKIIVDDLDSLGLPAWDLIKPQEYPESQHGAFFKQFPIAPIMVTRGCPYSCTFCAGKIVSGRKIRRRSIDNVLGEIKMLNKDFGIKEFHIIDDNFTMDKEYAKDLLRKLKELDLGMTWAVPNGVRMDALDDELLALMKETGLYMISLGIESGSDEVLRAMKKNITVAKIRECVNRIDRAGIDIAGFFILGFPDETVATIKQTIDFAVELPLKRANFFTYLPFPGTESYEKLLASGELKDVDWERFYFTNAAYVPRGITRKELKSLHRLAFAKFYLRSHIILYQLKSIQSVKHFGFLARRFVRWIVAS
- a CDS encoding glycosyltransferase family 2 protein: MREKILSVVMPVYNEKNTVTKIMDKVLKLDMVKELIIVDDGSTDGTRDVLAKVAADPRVKVVLHEKNSGKGAALRTGFKAATGEIVTVQDADLEYDPNEFVEMAAPIEDGMADVVYGSRLSGGKPQRVHMFWHKIGNSFLTFMMNFLYNSTLSDIETCYKMFRKKVIDGIDIKSNDFSVEPELTAKILKDKSLRIYEMPISYYGRSYAEGKKISWKHGFGALWAIIKYRFVN
- a CDS encoding glycosyltransferase family 2 protein yields the protein MSKCDIIIPVWNQLEVTRECIDSILKNTNYPYRLIVIDNGSEAPTESYLSGLKENKGLDLLLIRNDKNLGFVKAVNQGVVVSDAPYLCIMNNDTIAASGWLEEMVDVIEANPSIGLLNPSSNTSGQFPGERSIDEYALTLKGFKGQIQELYTCRGFCMLVTKEAIKRVGLLDEIYHVGYFDDTDYCKRAQALGYKTARAKAAYVYHKENVSFRTLKNNKDLFSDNEKIFFERWGRHVRVGYFIDGPLSNEKADEIATSVARHGHQIMIFLKKGLNWPVTIDHFDIRRVDVNPLLFGVASIYKILKRKKKKKVEVLLTDNRSFGRLLNITKSLHGADVIVGPDKESLLTLLERKSKVF
- a CDS encoding glycosyltransferase family 2 protein, producing the protein MNLRRRVAAAVMEKIKITVAIITKNEEKRIAKCLENVIWADDIVVVDGFSTDKTIEIAKSLGARVVDHKFSGSFADERNVGNDNAKHDWVLHIDADDVVTDSFRKKLEKALSGNEDVVIYKFRRRNFFLGHSMDHGGFHHYIPNLVNRKHVKYKGEVHEVPVYEGAMGVIDADVNHYPFDSIDQFVQRQNRYAGIAAKKMLETEGILSERLIKKALVNKTFKIFWKSYVKKQGYKEGIYGLIFGILFAFINFLKWAKYWELVKKDE
- a CDS encoding glycosyltransferase family 2 protein, whose amino-acid sequence is MPGKAPVSIVVITKNEEDNIAACLESASWADEIIILDDASTDDTVKIAKGFTDKVFSRKMDIEGKHRNYAYSLAKNNWVLSLDADERVTPELAEEITNLLKGEMKDKAYTIPIKSYLGKRWIRHSGWYPAAKVRLFDKRFFKYEEAEVHPRVFIDGTCGHLKKDIIHYSYRDFHDFFVSINNQTTLEAKKWYKERRNINFIKMYRKGLSRFLKGYVQKGGFKDGLLGFTISWAGALYQFMSYVKYKEMLDNEPKKESCCCCHGKD